From a single Eubalaena glacialis isolate mEubGla1 chromosome 15, mEubGla1.1.hap2.+ XY, whole genome shotgun sequence genomic region:
- the MMP17 gene encoding matrix metalloproteinase-17 has protein sequence MQRFGGLEATGVLDEATLALMRTPRCSLPDLPAAAPARRRRQALAPTKWGRRNLSWRVRTFPRDSPLGRDTVRALMHYALKVWSDLTPLNFHEVAGSAADIQIDFSTADHNDRYPFDGPGGAVAHAFFPGDHHTAGDTHFDDDEAWTFRSSDAHGMDLFAVAVHEFGHAIGLSHVAATRSIMQPYYQGPVGDPLRYGLPYEDRVRVWQLYGVRESVSPTAQPDTPEPEEPPLLPEPPDDRSSSPPRKDVPHRCSAHFDAVAQIRGEAFFFKGKYFWRLTRDRHLVSLQPAQVHRFWRGLPLHLDSVDAVYERTSDHKIVFFKGDRYWVFKDNNVEEGYPRPISDFGLPPGGVDAAFSWAHNDKTYFFKDQLYWRYDEHTRRMDPGHPAQSPPWRGVPSTLDDAMRWSDGAAYFFRGTEYWKVLDGELEVAPGCPQSTARDWLVCRDPPADPEGADGEAGAHARPGQRDHSRSEDAYEVCSCTSIAAPAPRAADPLLAALLSFLWTAARALAL, from the exons ATGCAGCGGTTCGGAGGCCTGGAGGCCACTGGCGTCCTGG ATGAGGCCACCCTGGCGCTGATGAGAACCCCGCGCTGTTCCCTCCCTGACCTCCCTGCTGCAGCCCCGGCTCGAAGGAGGCGCCAGGCTCTGGCCCCGACCAAGTGGGGCAGGAGGAACCTGTCATGGAG GGTCCGCACGTTCCCGCGGGACTCGCCCCTGGGCCGCGACACGGTGCGCGCGCTCATGCACTACGCGCTCAAAGTCTGGAGTGACCTCACGCCCCTGAACTTCCACGAGGTGGCCGGCAGTGCCGCCGACATCCAGATCGACTTCTCCACAGCTGACCACAACGACCGCTACCCCTTCGACGGCCCCGGCGGCGCGGTGGCCCACGCCTTCTTCCCAGGCGACCACCACACCGCAGGGGACACCCACTTTGACGACGACGAGGCCTGGACGTTCCGCTCCTCAG ATGCCCACGGCATGGACCTGTTCGCAGTGGCTGTCCACGAGTTTGGCCATGCCATCGGGCTGAGCCACGTGGCGGCCACACGCTCCATCATGCAGCCGTACTACCAGGGCCCGGTGGGTGACCCGCTGCGCTACGGGCTCCCCTATGAGGACAGGGTGCGCGTCTGGCAGCTGTATG GCGTGCGGGAGTCCGTGTCCCCAACGGCACAGCCGGACACCCCAGAGCCCGAGGAGCCGCCCCTCCTGCCGGAGCCCCCTGATGATCGCTCTAGCAGCCC gCCCAGGAAGGATGTGCCCCACAGATGCAGCGCCCACTTTGACGCCGTGGCCCAGATCCGAGGCGAGGCCTTCTTCTTCAAAG GCAAGTACTTCTGGCGGCTGACCCGGGACCGGCACCTGGTGTCGCTGCAGCCGGCACAGGTGCACCGCTTCTGGCGGGGCCTGCCGCTGCACCTGGACAGCGTGGATGCCGTGTACGAGCGCACCAGTGACCACAAGATCGTCTTCTTCAAAG GAGACAGATACTGGGTGTTTAAGGACAATAACGTAGAGGAAGGATACCCGCGGCCCATCTCGGACTTCGGCCTCCCGCCGGGCGGCGTCGATGCTGCCTTCTCCTGGGCCCACAATGACAAGACTTATTTCTTTAAGGACCAGCTGTACTGGCGCTACGATGAGCACACACGGCGCATGGACCCTGGCCACCCCGCCCAGAGCCCCCCATGGAGGGGCGTCCCCAGCACGCTCGACGATGCCATGCGCTGGTCCGATG GTGCCGCCTACTTCTTCCGTGGCACGGAGTACTGGAAGGTGCTGGACGGCGAGCTGGAGGTGGCGCCCGGGTGCCCGCAGTCCACGGCCCGGGACTGGCTGGTCTGCAGAGACCCACCCGCTGACCCCGAGGGCGCAGACGGAGAGGCCGGGGCCCACGCCCGGCCGGGGCAGCGCGACCACAGCCGCTCAGAGGACGCCTACGAGGTCTGCTCCTGCACCTCCATCGCCGCCCCAGCACCGCGGGCCGCGGACCCACTGCTGGCCGCGCTGCTGAGCTTCCTGTGGACAGCGGCCCGGGCCCTGGCGCTATGA